From Aricia agestis chromosome 1, ilAriAges1.1, whole genome shotgun sequence:
GTACGCCAGAGTCAATGCCAGCAATCCGTTCGGAGTGAGTACGCGCTTGTCGAAAATAGTGGGCACGTTCTTGAGTTCATCGTAAGATACTTTCGATCATAAGTGAGTGTGCAAATATAATGTCTGATCGCAAAATGCTTTTAatctgtatttaaaataaaaataatacataattaacaTTCGCGTTTTCAGCATCTTAAGCTACCCCGGAGGCAGTCGAATGAACATCAATTCGACTGGTCGGTCCGGGCCGTTGTGTATGCCGAAAACATGACTATAACGAATTCTTTCAGGCACCCATCCCACAAGAAAAATTCGGCAAAGTTTTTGACGCGTTCAACGAATCGGCAATATGTCCGCAGATCAAGGAAGAATATTTCGTTTTGTCGAATAAAACCATCGATGACTACGATGGCGACCTCGACTGCCTCCGACTTAACATATTCGTGCCGAAATCGAAGACGAGAAACAAAGCCACTTATATTTTCATATTCGGCGGAAATTTTGTAAACGGTCACAGCGATACAAACATCTACGGACCCAAAAATCTCGTGCGGCACGATATCATAATGGTCACGTTCAATTATAGAAGCGGCCCGTACGGTTTCATGTGCATGGACATACCGGAGATACCCGGCAATCAGGGCCTCCGGGACCAGTACGCCGCCATCGAGTGGGTCAGAGATAACATTGGCGCGTTCGGGGGGGATCCGCAGAAGCTCACCATCGGCGGTCACAGCTCCGGCTCCATGCTGGTCGACATGCACCTGCTGACCGCGCGGCCCAGGCAGTTCCAGCAGGCCATCCTACAGAGCGGAACCGCCACGAATCCGAGTTTCCTTCACCGTTCCGATCCGACGACACTCGTCAGTATCGCTAGGCAGCTCGGCTTTAAAACTAACGACACGTACTCCGCTCTGTCGTTCCTGGCCGAAGCGAGTCCTAAATCAGTTATTGAAGCGACAGAAAAGTACGTATGGGGACCGTGCGTCGAAAAAAAATTCGATGGGGTCGCGCCGTTTATTACTGAAGATCCGGAGCTATCTGACGGGCGAAACCTCGATGGATTGAAAATATTGGGAGGATTTACGGACCGAGAGAACATGTATAGTTTGTATTGGAACGGATCTGTATTTAACGTTCCGAATGGGGTACGAAATTTTCTGATTGAAAAAATTTACATTCAGAATGAGAGCGACCTCTTGGATATAGTTCATCGTTTTTATGTAGACGACGACGCAGATAACGAAATCATTAAATTCGAAATGGTTGATATGATTTCTGATATCAATTACATATACCCGATCCAGCGACAGATGACAAAATATTCCAAACACATAAATACGAGTGTGTATCTCTACATGTTTACATATGATGGTTATCTAAATAGAATGAAatacctttataatataaaagaagcTGGAGCGACTCACTCGGATGAGCTGGGGTACATGTTCGCCACGAAATTTTTGTCGGATTTAAGATATAGCAAAGAACAACGCATGATTGACCGAGTAACTACGTTATGGACCAACTTTATTAAATACGGGTAAGGCTgttttcttaaataataataagtaattatttggAAAATTAATTGTATAAATTTCAACtcatacaaatatattaataaatgaCAAGGTTTAATGAATATTAATTGGGACATTTTagtcatgatattattatctatgcacattatttaatatttgattaCTGGGCATATTCCTTATACAAACAAGAAAAATTCATAGGCAAGTCTACGTTTGGCAGAGGGACCGTATAGTGTCCATCTgaatcagcctttcccaaagtgggccataacacccccttgtgggcgctgaacgtctaaaggggggcggtgtgggacccagaaaaaaatgggggcgttgtctACACAACGCCCAAAcaacccccaagcctctacaggCTTGGGGGTTGTTTCATCTGGATGcactttaaattgaaacaaagggggcgctaaaacataatttcttctcaaagtgggcagtagacaaaataagttttggAACCCCTGATCTAAGCGGCATGACATTTCAGGAATCCAACCCCCGTGAGGTCGGAGCTGCTGCCGGTGAGCTGGCCACCGCTGACCGCCGACACCATGCCGTGTCTGCAGATCGGTGCCAACCTGACCCTGGTGTCACGACCCTTCCGCAGAAGGATGGCGTTCTGGGAACTGTTCTTTGATGCGCATTTAGATAAGATTTTAGCAGGGCGTGCCCAAGAGTGATTCgcaattaattatataaaagcacagaatagataatagtacaagtagtaaaAGATCAtttataactattatattaattttcataGCTGTTAATGATTGcagaatattatataaatattaggtgcaaaataatattctacGATCTTTATTAAAAGAGGATAAGGCTAATCATAAACAGTATAAGTATACATAAAGACctttttgatttaattttgaaattaatgGCCAAATAAATACCACTGAAAACAAAAATCTCTTAGAAGCAAAATTTATGTTCgaattattatgtagttttaaatCAACAtagttaattaattttagtgtaacttaaaaatatatttaatagtttttttttttacttttaatcgACTTACAAAAAGGatgaggttataatattattatgttcgtctgttatgttcgtctgtgtcccccccttctaccagctaaacggttgtttctggaaatgtgaaaaaattcacgggagtaggaaatatgctgaatttaaaaggaaaactatcacggctaagaagacgtcttcataagttattgagtaattaatagtcgatcaactaaaaaaaatgtattcggcgaagtataaaggaacttttcgttcaaattcctttgatagtaactgaaatgatgttgttagtagtgtaaaacacgttataaatgtacatacattgaccatacaattttcaaaaactagcagtactacggaaccctaaattgcgcgtggcccgacaggcacttggccggttttttgctTTATATCAGTAATGGCTACAcgtataggcacttgaaatattcagaaaatactaactataataaaactaaaataaatgtttaaggataataatcatacaaaaatatttaaaaaatgcctatttttggttttaaatggtacggaacccttcgtccgTCTCGCACTTATGtggctaataagtaataacataatatccTGGAGACAAATTTGAAGCTAGAAGTAGTACCTTGGAATTGTGATGATCGGTCCGCCAGTGAGTGATGACCAAATGCTATAACTTCGATCAACCGTaaggcccaattcacaccggatcggcagcggccggcagcggcggcgcgaagagcactttttaaccgacttccaaaaaggaggaggttatgtgttcggctgtggagatttttttttttttaattttttgttttgtatgttcaacgattactccgccgtttgtgaaccgattttcgaattttttgttttgttgtattaggtttcactccaatttggtaccatgttcacaaaagtggtgaccatGTGTGGGTGTGagtgggatccatgagtaatcgagggaactcctcgaaatttatatggaaacacatggtgattttggttttatgagaagcatcctaagcatatgctaccaaaacgcaagatttcgcaacgaggtatactatggtttcgaagatactaagagaactccggattccttatagatacaagtttgggggtttcggcgctgttttaagaactgaaagcatatgctactatgcaaattacattcatcatcatcatcatcatcattaccacgacacCACCACACCaatgtcatcaaaattgaacataacaaattcaaccttaactccagagcgtaaggcacacatttgacattacttctgagaagtaagttgcttcTGCTTGGGATTTGAAGCGttcgagaccggtttcctgcacgatataatttgttgctaatagtttgtgtattctcaaaacttcatactcgaaatatttcgtgtaaagatcgctcgagtcatacaaaTGCTATggaccggtagatgtccgaattcgtacacaaattcaccctcctattggtggatgtagcaaattacataaacttttaggttttagcttattataaaattgtcagttaaaatattaaaattaacatgaTGAATACGAGCAGCTCATCAGAGTCTGATTTGAAAGTATTGGAGTTTATTTCTAATATTTGAGTACTTACCTAGAAACTTACGGCCGTTTTCAATAACGTATctacagttaaataataaaaattataaagttataaccGTAAAAATAGTTCAAAAGTACTTAAACaaaggtatattttatttctgtttcTTTTAACGAGTAGAtactcgatttttttttattattaaattcggTAGTGTAATTTTTGCTGACGCGATTCGCAAGTGGTAAGACCCAaaaaagtgcattgtttggcCTAAACAAAGCAACTAAACTAACAAAATCAAAGAGCAGGCAGTCTTGTctttacaaagtacaaacagatGTTGATTTGGTTCTCCGTtagaaatattattgtgttctgTGATGTGGACTGTGGttgtatgaaaactacataatatgtactagaggtaagtacctaaatgatttgcaaattttgcaaattgcagCATTTTTATGCAGTGTGCATCTCATGAAAATTGAATATCGAATTTAAATagccaattttattaatttataactaaaacaatgcttatttaattatttacttacccctaaataaaatattcgtagtaCTCGCTTATTCGTAAATATTCGTCGTAAATAAAACTAGTAAAAATcctgatatatatatatatatatatatatatatatatatatatatatatatatatatatatatatatatatatatatatatatatatatacggcaAATTATGGTACTGCTTATCTGTTTGATAGTGAACGGTTCGTTGCGTATTCAGAAACGCAGTGACAGATAACCAACGTTTATCCTATACATAACTTTATTGTATCAATAGCTAATGAAAGTTTAACTGGTAACTTCAGAAACAGGGCAttagactattaaaattttatcagaacttttgttctattatgtagtttatatacgttttaggataattacgtttattataatatgggaacaaattttttgagcagttatttaaatatttgagatgttattatgatcagttaaaaaaaatattgagcagttatttattttttttgcggTTGATTCattattgcgactgtaaaacatggacagtaataaaaaaataattgagtaGTCTAGTAACTGAATGAGCGgcaaaaatgatggaatgagcggttcgataaatgaatgagcggtaaaaatgatggaatgagcggttcgataacgacttaacagaaggcctacttaaccacggatacCGTAACGGGgggatggggggggggggggggcagctgcccccaaAGGGggtcggggggcgcagccccccgccaaaacaaaaacaaacacaatccagaaagtccaagagtaggttaggttaggttagaacttagaccacaacacagagggagccgagcgagcgaagcgagcgtgctgcggcagcagccggcgaccgtcttactttcgctttataatggtacggaaccctccatgggcgagttcgactcgcacttggccgatattattatattttaccgcctcattgtttaaagaactgcttagaatgagatttcttactgacaaattccgattcgttactgcccacacgtaaccgctcattcattaatttttaccactcatttaatttttttactgttcaataatgttttcaatgatctatttcattattttttacaactcatttttgtttactttacagcccccctatcattaactttgtcaaaacctgagctaatccgtgcaggtatgtaaacagttgtaaagtgaatggttatgtttccgtatcatgtgcacttttacttctcaatggttttaacctgtaatatttgtctctgaactggattaagaaatgtcaaacacgaacgtcaaatttgactaacggaattgtttttttttttaggaattgaaatggcttagccataacgactaacggaaaaattgtaaatcaagatgaaaatatagtttaaaaaaagattaatattttttattataaaatatactattttctaatataaaacgtggtcaatgtaggaatagttacttttgcaccgatttattgtatttaaaggtaattattataaatgtgtaaatggttttatttatattttttggtattttataagccctttatgaaaacactgagaaaataacactccttcatgtttatattatcacaagcatggcgatctagaggagaaagaattctctgacattggcaactaactgaatcggcaattaaaaaaagagaagaagaaggagacaaaaaaaaaagataattggatattgttattaagtgtatagagattatgttttaagcaagaaattgataagtttattatatcctatacctacttgatacctacgctaaataatctaccatgaaaaagtcttagaaatgcatcaaacttgtggattacaattacatgcattacaacagagttgatgtcatgagttgaacatagtttgttgaacttgaactcattcttgaacacctacgtttttttgagctttcaaataggtattattgtaacataaacaggcaatttataagtttaataatcccctttttgtgccttgtaaggcattttacattattagtactgtgtacgctgaaccaaatatttttcaggataaaggatgattgctaacactgagatactataagtactacattttataataaagaatagcaagtgtaatgatgacgaagtcctaggaagataatatatattcactcaaaagctttaattaaaagaaatttaataaatactcgtttttaaatgttttttcatttattttctcacttaaatatacctaccttagatacatattcatacacagctttcatcaataggtactacatttgtcttacaccttattatcaacctagtatcagataggcaagtgttaaatctcttttatattatacttctaaaaatatttatacagcggaaatcttaaacaaggtcttgtcacttaaaatcaaagaagatgaatcaaatatcccttgtgtaaatattaatttattattattaaaggagttcaaataccaacttttgatgaaagataaaaacaatattataatttcagacttttatttggcaaaccaataacaattagaaactgcattgcaagttgcaactatgggaaattgcctctcagacagagagcggtcaagggttttgtgttctttgtgttgtattatgttgtagaatgcctcccgtgtgagtatctctatatactcacacaggaggagttctgaatgtgttagaattgctcctcagtcacacactgactgctccaacgcaaatgcttcaacgcgtgaccactctgtctgataggtccctaaaacgaccacatctttttaaaatgtataatacatgaggacttactaaagtcctcatgtattttaaattttaatgtaataagtaatataaaactaatattattattattgaggtacaaaagaatttttggtaataataatataagttccaatgaaaatattatgttttatgaacaataagtatgtttgttatgcaatttttgttatgtctttttggaaaaagtactataagtaatgtaggattatatttttgagttttagtgactattcccattgtatattatatcatattgtagtcaagagaagttataaatgaaaaagtgcatatgagaattcagctaatttggattttatattatcaatgatttaacttttctagtagtttaggtgtatgtgtgtgtgtcaatatttattcgtgaatatacttgaatctaaagtttcaaaggttgtgttctcaaaattcttgttattgagaaagtaatacctttgaatttacctctttggtgcagcgtttatcatgcatggtttacaaggaaatagtttgtgaaataacacaaagacctactgcaatcaaaagattgtacgaaatgctcctaagataggttcctaagaagtacatagtaagttttaatttaatataaaactaatacttattattattattgcggtaagtacaaaagtatttttggtaatacataataatatatgttcctatgataatattatgttttatgaacaataagttccatatgtttgttatgcaattcttattaagtaagtcttttttggaaaagtactataatgtaggtttttgtttttgagtaaaatttagtgatttacactattcccatcatataataccatattgtcgtcaagagaagaagttataaatgaaaaagtgctcatatgagaatttagctaattgggtttctaattgggattgataatatcatatcaattatttaacttttctagtagtttaggtgtgtcaatgtttatccggagcatgttatacatacatctaaaggttaaaaggttgtgttctgaaaattcttgttaaaagtaagtaatattgaattatttacctctttggtgcagtgtttatcatgcatataccaaaatacttcaggtttacaaggaaatagtttgtgaaataacacaaaaacctacaatgcaactataagattgtacctgtaggtttttggtgaaaattcatacttgttttacagtaattatacacaacacttgtgttccttataccttgtatgtgtttcttgtgtactaaatcaatgcagtcttagctcatcgcacaaatgcaaaccttattgttgactagacatataggtatactacacctcacttatgttattattctgaaacctcactaacactaaatggattactaaggtctctacgtctttacttatgtatcagttcgtgattaacttgagaatacttaatcgttttccaaaaatttggacacttcgaatgttaagttttttggttttaataacgaattattttcactaaaatatatgctacagactaaaatataacttattaagtaactaaccaactaaatagcaatataatttaagactaaaaagtatgtaatattaataaataaaattactaaaatgtaaactattcagtaaaagctactcgttggttggtgtttattgaattgctgtatttgacgtaaaagcaagcgagcttatgtcagaagtgttgtcatgattcgaaattattactcagttaacaatggagaagtgagtttggtgtcacgtgaccactgactggctggaaaatagagttcatggtaccaaaatgcgagccagtcagtattctggctggctttaagagctcatgatagaggccctgctTAGTTTAACTTGTTAATTCTTCTTAtctttctcgtgtcacaatgttagttaccttactcctccgaaacggttttactgattaatgattatactcctattaatccttcgatcgtggattcttggaaacctattgttattctattgtgtctcgctcaccggtgagcttgtaataagatacgtagaataatatacaggtgtatttttctacgtatagtacgcgatagtttactaggtaactaaaaagagtgaaattattatttttaacaaaaaattaaaaccgacttcaaaatgatgaagattgagtacagaaatagttgagttttagccgaattcggaaaaaggcactattagataggaaaaattatttaatactttttagttcatattatttaaaggatgttattattgtttttaccttggaagtcggttttaattttttgttaaaaatatatatatatttttttaatgaaataaagggggcaaacgagcaaacgggtcacctgatggaaatcaacttccgtcgcccatggacactcgcagcatcagaagagctgcaagtgcgtttccggccttttaagagggaacagggtaataggggagggtaaggaaggaaagggaagggaataggggagggtagagaagggaagggaataggggagggtagggaagggaatagggtaggggattgggcctccggtaaactcactcactcggcgaaacacagcgcaaacgctgtttcacgccggttttctgtgaaaacgtggtatttctccggtcgagccggcccattcgtgccgaagcatggctctcccacgtataataataatagtgtgaaataattttaaactttatttacatacttataactactagtatcgcttgaaaacttcaaaaccggccaagtgcgagttagactcgcccatgaagggttccgcagcagcagtaaggtttatttttatgaaattaagaagattgtgatttattttcatattccagttgatttaatgaaagttaaattaaggtttaccatttatggcgtataaaaaaaactactggctagatcttgttcgaaccaattttcgttggtagtttttgtagtaatgtacatcatatatttttttagacttatcttgcccctactttagaagttagagggggggacacacattttaccactttggaagagtgtctctcgcaaactattcaggttacaaaaaaatgatattagaaacctcaatatgatttttgaagacctatccacagataccccacacgcatagtttagatgaaaaaatatttttttgtttcagtggtATCTAttgggacccctaaaatttttaataatttttccatttttgtatcaaaatcttaaagcggttctcagactacatctacttaccaagtttcaatagtatagcacttatagtttcggagaaaagtggctgtgacatacggacggacagacagacagacagacagacagacagacatgacgaatctataagggttccgtttttgccatttggctacggaaccctaaaaagggctcgaggcgccgcgcggcgccgcgcgaccgttggcggaaagtgctcgcggcttcccgcggccgcgcgcgtcgtcgcgaggcgcctcgaggcgtcgcgaggtgccgcgagcactttccgccgaaggacgcgcggtgcacagtggatcgaaaatcgagtattatagacataagaacttgaatttccagatgtcatttttttgggctgaaatatgagtagtctcctagttgttattacataataagatgtaaaaagacgcagctacgtgtaataataagggagttacaatttttttatgaaagtaaagaacacggatcatttaacaaaaaagcaatagaatatgtcaagtaattccagacaatttaatttaattcagttggaagttttaaattgttactggggacactggaaaaagagagggttgatacattatatcactataataatttttttcttctttctatttgaattaagtttttaattaaccaaaatgaagtacaaatggtgccgtaatacaaaatatgacaaaatgtgagtaataattagtaccataatagtgtgtgaggatataacggccaaccatgcgattcctgagatattatgctcatttttcatgtcggctccatactaaaatttcttaaaaaaattattactcccttattattacacgtagatgagtagtctttttacattttattatgtaataacaactaggaaaacatatttcaggccaaaaaaatgacatctggaaattcaagttcctatgtctatgaaactcgatttttgATCCACAGTGCGGCGCTCTGAAGGTAgcgcgcggccgccagcggccgcccgcgggccgcggcgacgcgagccgcctctgccggcctcgcctcgccgcgccgcgcctcgccgcgcctcttcgcgccgctgccggccgctgccgatccggtgtgaattggccctaAGTGGTCTACAATTACAATTACTATTTATGAAAATGTAACAATCTAAATCCCTTGCTTTGTCCACATTGAAGATATAGGAGAGGTTGAATAGCCGCGAACAACTCCAAGAAAAGTATCCTACGGCCGAGCCT
This genomic window contains:
- the LOC121739566 gene encoding acetylcholinesterase-like: MLVYAVILVVSARAVPVAGDGGLLVHAPAGTIRGVPAADGDYVKFLGIPYARVNASNPFGAPIPQEKFGKVFDAFNESAICPQIKEEYFVLSNKTIDDYDGDLDCLRLNIFVPKSKTRNKATYIFIFGGNFVNGHSDTNIYGPKNLVRHDIIMVTFNYRSGPYGFMCMDIPEIPGNQGLRDQYAAIEWVRDNIGAFGGDPQKLTIGGHSSGSMLVDMHLLTARPRQFQQAILQSGTATNPSFLHRSDPTTLVSIARQLGFKTNDTYSALSFLAEASPKSVIEATEKYVWGPCVEKKFDGVAPFITEDPELSDGRNLDGLKILGGFTDRENMYSLYWNGSVFNVPNGVRNFLIEKIYIQNESDLLDIVHRFYVDDDADNEIIKFEMVDMISDINYIYPIQRQMTKYSKHINTSVYLYMFTYDGYLNRMKYLYNIKEAGATHSDELGYMFATKFLSDLRYSKEQRMIDRVTTLWTNFIKYGNPTPVRSELLPVSWPPLTADTMPCLQIGANLTLVSRPFRRRMAFWELFFDAHLDKILAGRAQE